The genomic DNA TGTCAAAGTCTCACAGGTTATTCACGGAACGTTAGGAGATCTGCCGTTTAAAATATCACGAGATCTTCATCAACTCTTACCAGAGGTAATAAAATACACCTGCATTTTTCACTACCTTGATGGAACATCTCTTGCAAGAAATGCAAATTCATGACGTATTGGTGTGACTTAGGGGATCGTGCCGATATACATCGCTAGCAGTTGTCGGTTTTGTTTGCGCCTGGTCAGCTCGGACGGTCAGCAAACCTGACAAGGTCAATCATAGTTGACCCTAATGGTCAATGGTTGTGTTTTCGTAGACCTCTAACTATGTAGAACTGCGCTGTCTTTTTTAACTATTTCAATCATCTAGAGTGACGTTgctaaacattattattattattattattattattattattattattattttcctttaTTCAGCACATGACCAGATAATCCGGAAAATCAAACTGGAATAAAAACTATTCGCATTAAaatccttttgacttcaaaagtattTAGGAACTGAGTTTAACTCGGCTAAATATTTTCCCGTAGAGTTAGTTAGGAACAAAAAGGTGTCAAGACCTGTTTCATGATTGTTGTTTGAAACATCCAACAGAGGCAGCTGTTCGTAGATCGGACTTACAACACGTGTAGCGTTGTTGGCAGCGGTGGAATACTGTTGAATAGTAGCTGTGGACATCAGATTGACTCAGCCGACGCTGTCATAAGGTAAACGTGTAATAATCGCAAATACGACATTTTGATAATTGATGCGGGGACATAATTGCGTGTACGCATATCTACCTCACACTTCATGCCTTTCTGAAACGATACATATTTTTTATGGTATACCTTTCAATGGCACTCCTCTTCATATATCGAATTCCATCTGAAGTTGTATATCCTATTTGCATAGTTTTCCAGTCTGTTGAAGTGCAGCCCTGCGGATATAAGCAAACATATGCAAATGTTCAAATAGCATGAATTTTAGTCGCATGGTATattaatacacacatacatgtatgaacgcatatccacacatacatgttaTATGGAGTTAAAGCGTGAGTCTTCCATGTATTTCTTTATATCTCTCCGCGTGTTTCTAAAAACTCGAGAACCGCAATATGTTTGGCAATGGTATAGTTCATGACAAAATTAATCGTATTCGCTTTTCGCaaataattttcttcaaaactgaTCTGTCGCCTGAAAGTTTCGAAAATAGTTTTGCGAGTACCTAGGTTTTGTCCTAGTTAAGTCTGTTCAAATTACGAGATGAAAGTGAATTCAATTAATAATATTTGTGCTAAGACTCCTCAGTAGTTTTCCTGGTTACAATACGTCATTTGAAATGGCTAGCCGCCGTTAAATAAATGGACGTAGTGTGCAGACATAATTATGCATATTATAAGCGAAGAATATTATggtaaattgatattttattttcaggtTAAATGTACCGACACTAGGGCCATTTTCAAAAGACGTCGGGAACAAGACTACCTTTTCGACATTCAACAAATCCCAATTAAAAAAGTGAGTTTATAAGTTTAGTATTATTTCTCAAGGACTGTAATCGTATTGTGTTTCAAATCATCGTACAAAAATGAAGCCTTTCTGCTATTCTTTGAGTCAAATTTGTTTCTATGAAACTGGTcgacaaaaaattcaaaatttactgcAAGTTTTGAAGATGAATTTATCGTCGCTACTCTTGCTTGTAATCAATTGTGCAATTCACGGTACAGCTTGTCACTACGACAAGATGGCAGACTTTCAGTTGCATCTTCATCCATGTCAACagctaaaaatacaagcataATCCACAATTCTGATGTTATGAATTGAGTAAAAGGGTAAAAACATAAGTatgtaaatatgaaatagaaaCACTACATGATAATAaattatcataataataattaattacCACTATAATCACTATCACATGTCgttgtcaccatcatcatcatcatcgtcgtcgttgtCGTGGTTTCCAGTTCCATATATGGTCTTGTCAATAGAAATATCCCCCAACCATTGTTGTTTAATGATCTGTGTTGTGTTACAGGTATCGGTATCTGGTGACTCCTAAGGATCGGCAGAGATTTCTTTCTGACGTCAAAGGCTATAACGATCTGGCGATTTTGCTCCATTCCACCAAATATTTATTTCCACCGAGTGTTCGAGCGGCGAAGGCAGCGAAGGGGCATGTCTACTTCATGCACCCTCATCCCTTCAGTGATGTTTGGAAGTTTTGGAAAAGTGAAAATCATAATGAACGTCTTAGCTCAGGTATCATAGTtcacttgacaatttttttagcgtTCAGTATTTTGCTAGAACGATCTCTAGTAATTTTACCCTGCAATATGAACATTTTTCTAAGcagtaaatttgaaagaaagtaGCAGCTATTTACGAATACTTCTGTTGCCTTGTTGCGATAATCGTATTCAGTACGCCAGTTCATCAACTCAAAAGCAACAATCTGCAAAATACGAATGCTTCCAAGTTTTCGTGCCTTTCTCTTCCATTCCTTCTCACTAACACACAGATTGTCGCTCGTATCTTTAATTAGTATATTTTCTATAGACGGCGAGTGGGTTTTCTAAACACAGTACATCTGTAGACCTACAATGTAAGCCCACGTTTATCCTATAAATACCggtaaaatgcaattttgattGTCTTGGCTCATTGCCTAATTTCTTCTCTCCTTGATATTTGGTTACttactgtaaaatatgaaagagTAAAAAGGTACCGGAGAGAAATAACAGCTTGACAAGATTCGGAGATACATTTTGTAAGTTGTGGTGTTCTTCGAAACTTTATTCCGCTGAGAGGATGCCTAATCGTAACCATTTCTTCTTACATTGCTCGATACCAGATTTCATCATTTAGTAACTTCAGAAGAGGGAGCAACACGTGTATCTTGCAGTTTATTGACCAGGGAGAatcaaattttaattaaaatattgaatttgacAGCTTTATTTAGTCGTTATTTCCCGACGCAaattatttacacaaagtaTTTTTTCCTTTCGTGCATTGCAGGGTTTTATCTTGCTACCATAGCGCTGTCAAACTGTAATCAACTAAACCTGTATGGGTTCTGGCCGTTGACTTGGGACCAAAAGGACATAAAAGGAGCTACCATTACTACAACGCCATGCAAGTGAGCAAAGCTCACGATTTCGCGGACGAATTCAAAGCATTGACAATTTGCATAAGCAAGGCGTACTCAAGGTTCACGTCCATCCTTGCAAAGATGATGTCAATCTTTGATTTGATTGGTTGGCTGGCAGAGAGAAGACAGAGTATACTTGCGTCAATATGACTACTTGACCAGAAAATATCTTCCTCGTCTCACGGTGGCTTGTCCCATTACATGGCGGAGGTTTGTCTCATTATAGGAAGAAAGAAGAGGTGCACAGATTGCAAAAATTAAGATCTCAGCAGTGATATGAAGTTTGAGTTTATTTAGCGTCTTTTACGTGACTCTGAATGTTGTGTCGAACTGACTTCAATTCATTGAAGATTAACGCAGCTGTCTTAAATTGACCCATTTAAGGAAACAGCTCCATTGAGAACACTGTTTAGATGTCACAGAATGTGCAATTCTCACAAAGTGAGGAATAAATTACTGGTATTCAAGGGATATcaaaattaacacgattggaactaatttgggataattggatcttcatatttttcatatttctcaaaagtgtttggtgccatatagctgaatgttgcaatattacaaattactcataaaaagtaAGTGTAACATGAAAAGACAcacagatgagcttacatttgcaggttaaaacgacattacttcaccatccaattatcccaaattagttccaatcgtgttaatcaAAGTCATGGGCCAATATTGAGTTATTGCTTGACAAAGAAGGAATGGTCACAATTATGTGGAGATTTCACTGCACATGATGAGTGTTAACGTCGAGAGACTGGCTGCAAAGCCGCGGGGTCAAAGCTTAGTTTGAAATGCAACTCGGTCAATGCCGAGTCACATGTTAAAGTAGACGTCACTGTTACACTCAGCCCTTGTACAATTACGTGTGTTTCATTAAATCATGGCATACGGCAACCGTAGCTATACTCTTTCAACAAGACACATTCAGTGAACGACGCTATGTCCACGGCTCAAAATTACGACAATCGTAATAATCGATCAAAAACGTGGCAGTCATGAACTAAAAAGGTCATACTCTTACTGTTTCAGGTGGCGTTTCTACCGTTATTCATACGCGTTACCATGGTAAATTATTGCCACCCAATCATGTCCCATAGAAATGGTCATGGTAACGTTGTTTGTTGCATGAAAGAGTCCTTCAGGACTAACTAAGGGTCAGTGTATCTCAGGGACATATTTTCAGACGTTGAAAAGTTAACCGTCACCTGTAAGAAATAATGGAATTAACCATTTTTTTACGAAGATGAAATCATGAttaaccattttgaattttgaatactgGTGAATCTAAAAGAATCAGGTACTCTGACAAGACTAAAATATTTGCTTTGTTACACTCAATAGGTCAGATTGATTCCTGTCTGGAAAGAGAATAGCTGAACGTTTCCACAcgcacaggattgtaacatataagtcggttgctgtgaccaattcttttgggttggaaacggtagccgactggttttgtttgaggcctagctgctaggcgatgttgccgtgagtgtgtgggggttcgaatcccgttttggttatagtaaaaaatgtatttccaaGAGCAAATACCAGTGGATATTTACAACACCATTTTGGAGACGCGAATCATGTCAACATAAACAACGGGCTCTTGTCGCTCATTTCATATTCGATACAAATCAAACCAATATCAACTCGCATTTAAGCTGTATTAAACAATGTTTGGAGAACCGCTGTGCTGATCTCAACAGAGATCACggtaaaatgcaaaatgaaaataaacggGCTATTTTACCCTGACATGATAGATTGCTATGTCTTCACTTTtttatttatcagttttaatatttacagATATCTTTCAACAGTTTTGCTGTCGACAGTTGAACTTTCAAAGGAAAGATGACTTCTGTATTATTGTTCTAGTTGTGCCATGTCTTACATGTAAAGTTGTTCAGTTTGTGTACATCATGAACAAATGCTCTGGAATACAAGTATGCGCATCCTTTGAGTATTTTCATCATCCAAATTTTCCCTCACTTTTctgaaaattgcaaatatttataGTATACTTGATGCCAATTCTTCTGCCTTTTCAAACGATCAGTTCagtaaatttgacaaaatttaattcaattatAAATGACATggtcattttcaaaactttaagtATCGTCAACACTACCACCACCGTGGGGTTTTCCAGAACAACGTCTtccaattaaaatttcattcaggGTTTAGTAATTGAATACAGAGAGGTCGGTTTATCATATTGCGTTTGTGTTAAGCTCATAAAGATATTTTCATAGAGTTTGTATTTGTGCCCATATTTTGGTGTTGTTAGCCAGTTACACTGCTCAGTGAGTACGATAATGTGACGTCATTTAGCTTGAAAGTAGAATCTTCAAGTGAAAGAGAATTTGACACCGTGACAATTTCTTTTTACTGTGACAGTTTATTTCACGTTGTTGTATGAACATTAAAAGgaggcggtcgtcggaactgcgcatgtacGACTTTCTTGTttccaaacaatgtatttcCAGCATGATATCTACATGCATAactcaacatagctgcaacatttaaattttacgatattcattgttaacaaacatgtttcaactttcatcaatcgccatcATACCCCAGTTACAGTCTTTACATCtttcgtaggggtccctggcaacctttgagcagagttccgacgacatcCTTCCTTTAAAAGATGCTGAAGATAATAACTAATAAATGGCCGATCTAGTACAAACCTTGTGACCTTATTCacgaaacaaaacaacaatcccaacaaaaaacaacaacaaaacaataccAAAATTAACAGGCCATTCCCTACCCCGCCAATCCATAGCGTTAATACCAACATCACAGAAACCTTTATTGTATTTTCTCTTACCACACTTACCACTTTTTCTCTTCATCATTTGCACCCCATGGCTATGGAGGGCAGGCCGTTCCACAAAATGTGATTCAACTGTACCATACTGAATCTTTTGAGTCGAGTGTCAGCTGACTGTACGTCTGTGTGCAAAGTGGTGAGAAAAAATTAAAtcacaaagtaagcaggtctcGAAATCATACAGCAACAAATCTTAGATTTTTGTGTCATAACAGTGTATTtggtgaaatgatttttaaacagaaaatattgaaacaacGCAGAAGATTACGAATGTCTGTACAATAACTTGAAGTTATTGTACTGCTTGACCTACCTGGCAGTGTACATTTATTTAGAATTGGAAGGCGATAATGTTGTGCTGTACGTGTACGCGTTTCGAAGTCTCCGTTGTAGTGTAGTTTACTGATCGTAATAGATAAATTCTGTATTTTAATTCAACCATTACGATTCAGCAATGCTGGTTTAATTACTATGAGTCAAACGATGTTTTGTCGATAACAgcagaataaaatgaaatgcaaatattcTGTACCACGTGAACATACGTTTTACCTTTCCATTGAAATTCGCTGAGCCATGAACTCTGCTTATCGTGTCGTGTTCAGCTAATtagaattgttgaaattatcaAAACCCAATTCATTTATTCTCCGATACGTTTTGCCTGTACGATCTCGACTTGATGTGTTGTGTAGCTACCGCACGAAATCTACATCTACATTTGAAACGACCAGATGGATGTTCTTAGACTAAGTGGAAATTTGTTAATAAGTGCAGTAAGGAGGAATAAGGCCGTGTTTTTTGTCTGCCTGTTGCTTCTCTCGACTTTCATTTATTCCAAAGTAAACACACTGGACTCGATTATTGCTATATCAAAAGATGGAACTGTCATCTGGCATATTCCATTGGTTAGAAGGTAAGTTCTATCACCAAGAAGACAACTTTCGATGTTGAAATCGAGACTGGGGTATATGGCACGGTTTTTCTTGACATAGGTGATTTCTAACAACGTCATAGTACCTGTTTGCTACCTTGAACTTAAACTCGACATACTGAGTGGCGGGTTCCATATgttgttcaaggatagaacccCGTTTAACTGAAGTACATAAATGCATTTGGTTTCCAATGGAAATAATGACCAGAGCATGTTGTTTAGGACAATATACCACAGCTGAATATTTATTTGTCGTCATGTGGTTCAAGTAAATTCACAAAAGCTTGTAGTTTAGTTTATATGTCGTGTTCTTTAAGTTGAGCAAACGTTTGACAAGAAATCAAAATTCTACATTTGGCGATGTCCTGACAActgtatttgtatgtatttgCATCACTCATAACCTGCACTCCCTAACTGCCCGGTTTACTGTATCTTTTATGCATTCCACTCACCGCTAAAGTTACCATCTAATCTCCATAGAGATTCTTCGTTTGATTGCTGTTATTAGGCCTCATGATGGTATTGAAAATGTCAGGCATTTCAATCCTTGGTGCTGGATTTGGCCGATTAAATTCATGCGCTGGTACATATACAGATTCGGCGGCAGCAGTTGAGGTGCAACTCGAATATCATTTCgttgttaaaatctaagttgTGCTTTCGTCGCCAATATATAATGTTTGAAAAAACGTTATGCGGTCAAACACTTGGAGAAGCATCTTCAGAGAAGTTGCAAATCATTTTAAACCGTACTACCGGATAAATGCATAAAGATGTAGCTACTGAGGCTATAGGATATAATGTTTTTGCCTTTGAGATGCGTCAATATGAAAATTAACATCATACTAATTGCTGTACAGAAGTTTTCTGATAATTATTAACCTAGAAATAATTTTGTAAAGGTGCTTAATTTTCAAGTTGGCTATTGGTCTTTTATGATAACAAGTTGCCTTTCAAGGCTATGATACGGTACTTGCAAACACCATGGATTACATCAGATTTTGTTAGATTTTTCGAGGTTTACTTTCTTTCTTCCCTTTTCTGCAGTAAACCACCAAGGGGAACGGCAATATTTCCTGTTAATCTGACACTGCGAACTATAAACGGAGCAAAGCAACGGACGGATGAACATAGCACAGCTGGGATAAAATCGCTTCTTCAGTTTAACTACAGCGAAACGACGTCAGTAAAAGATATTACAAGAGAATTATCATTACCATGGACACATGATGTAGGAAATAGGGACAAAATAAGGTAGACTCGTTAATGTTACACTCTAGTAACGCTACACTAATGATTGTATTGAGAGCGTGTCACGCCCCAAAGATAAAATGTCTTATAATGGTCTGCGCATGCTCAAAAAGCACttaatttgattaatttgtaattgttcTTGTTATTCATTAAGAGTAAGTACACTCCCATCTCCCATACTGTGGATATAGCTGAGAAttggctggttttttttttcaattctgtcAATTCAGGCATCAGCTGAGAAGTGTGGAAGCGAAGCGACTGAAATATGGAGAAATTATGCAACTctggaaatgaaatgaaaattcatgGTTACAATTGTCATTAGAATGTTCGATATTTAAGTGAGAACTGTTCTGTAACTatacaatcaaatttgaaaCGGACGCTCATTTCCTTCTATAGTCTTCATTGTATCTGGAAGTAGGCAACTGTATTGATTCTGTTGCAGGAAAGAGATGGAGAACTATGTGGATACCAGAGAACGTTTGTACTTACCAAAGGCAATGTGAAAATATGGGAAACATTACAAGCAACAATTGCGAACTCTTCCTTCAGAGTTGGACCTGATCTACATCGTCTTCTAAAAAAGGTGAATTGCATGTATCTCTGTCACCAAGGGCTGTCTACatgcaaacaaaaacatttgtcgaagagacattatttttgtttacgCTGCTATATACACGTGACCACATTAATATATTGTATTAATTCTTACCATTTAGTCTTACTTTGTTAGAAATACATAAAATGCTGAGAGATATTTATTCCTGAATAGGACACTGTCTTAAGAGGGTCATTTCTTTACACTTGTTAGAAGACAATGAGTGAAGCTCGTGATAATATTGACATTACTCTCAAGTTGTTCGAATCCAATTTCTCTTTTAAAGAAcatgaaatattaaacataaGCAAACTCTCTGCAAGTAGAATGAACAgtgtcaataaaaatacaacGCCATCGTTTTCAAATGAATTCTGCATCATACATATACAAGCTTcacatttacaaaacaatatcTTGACGTCAcatttgttttttggttttttttgtgctTTTTTCAAATCGCAGACGCCAATATTTGTCAATAGAACCTACAACACGTGTAGCATTGTTGGCAGTGGCGGTATACTAGTCAACAGTAAATGTGGAAGTCATATTGACTCTGCTGAGGCTATTATCAGGTAAAATGCTTTCTAATTGTTTGCATCTAAATCGCACAGACGGGTTTGGTTTTGTGTTCGGTATACGAAATTTTCCCTGACTCGTGCATGGCCTCCTGGCAAGAAATTGCTTTTTTGTACCTGTCTTATGATATAATTTGGTTCACAACCTGGAACTGAGACCGACCATATCAAAAACAAATTGTGTCCATGTATGATTGAGCCTAAAACCAACCAGGTTCAATTTTATCGTCTGaatccaatttaggccgatgaGTTGCTGCGCTCACTTACACTCATATCATTTTGTGTGTGGCTTCCGTGTTGCTTGCTCATTACACTGCTCGGTCCCGACAATATTTATCAGCAGTCACTGACCCTAGGTCCCTGTATCGGTCTTACCTCATCTAATCATTCAATTCAACGATTAAGGAGTCAAGGATAATGAATGGCAAACAAACTCAGTCTACTGTTTTAGTCGACAGCATAACAGACTGAACGAGTCGCGAATTAGAATTTTGGCCCCAAATGTTTCAGGCCCGGTTGCTTTGGACAGagttagaaatttgaaaaaaaaaacccagaactACAACATCAATTAATAATTTGCAGCGACATTCAGTAATGCTTTTGTGGTTTTGCGTTGTGTACATCAGTGGATTTGTGTTTTCGCACATAATCACATAGATATGTAACGataagtttttatttttgtattcggtttaaattttggatttgaTTTCGGTACAAACGTTTCCATATTACACAGCAGCAACgagtgttttttttctgattgtTATACCTTCGGTGTTGTTTTTTCAGATTAAACGTGGCTACTTTGGGACCGTTTGTGAAGGATGTTGGCAGAAAGACCACGCTTAGCACGCTAAATAAGTCGCAGCTTAAAAGGTGGGCATATTCAGAGCTTTAGTAATAAGCCGACGTATAGTTACATGAACCCGGCTGATATCGCCATGACCATCCGAGATAAATAGGCGTTCTTTCTATTTCTATAATGCCTCGATGAACGATAAGGAAAAGCGAACGCCAGTATCGGGTTTATTGAATTGTATACTAATGTTGACAAGTTGCCTTCTCCGACAAATCGATGTAAGAGTCACTCAATACAACACCATCAAAAGATTTTCCTTTTAGGCTGTTTTGACGCGACGTTGCTACAAACTTCTAGTATATCTTAACGTTGCAaagtaaatgtgcaaattatccAGTTACACTGAACATCACTGTTATGCACAGTTACGGTTATTTCTCCCGATCTCAGCAAAAACGTGGCTTTGGCACGGCACACAATCGTATGGGGCACTTACGCGGAGTTGAGCAAATATTACTCATGCATTCTgaaattttcttccaattttattgttttaattatttggGTCACATGTTGCCTTTCTATTGCTCTTACTGGTTAAACAAAGTTTCACTGACAAATTAACTGGCACGGCGAACTAATAGGCTATTGCATTACGCCTCGATTGCATATCTCATCTTGGCGATTAAGAGAATATAGCAATTCCTAATTTTGTTGTTAGGAAAATGCATAGCTTttaggctgtgttcacaaataacggtgaaGGGGGCTTGGGGAGTCGCGATTGAAATCTCTTTTTTTTCAGACCCCCATACccttaaaatatttcaagttcccgtcaatatgatcaaaatttttcaagtccctcaTCCAATTATCACCTAGCCGCATATTTTTAGGGACGCACGCAaagtaaaaatacacatttatttggcagttctgctcgcagatgttcaacaatACCTGTTATTTGTGATTGTAGAGACATATTCCTACAGCAAGTTCTAATATTGATTCGTTTTAAAAAGCATCAGAGGAcgtttttgatttatcagtccaagtcgagcacacaaaatgacaatcatgagagagtatgaaataCTGGCTACATTtttccaaattgtgaaaaactgatcACAGTGACCaaccaaaaaaatatttttcaaaagtacaagacatatatgactgaaacgctactcaaaattgacaatactggaaggttaaaatattctatgaaataaaagttttaatctttgaaattatgggtataataatggcaaatttgataaaaaaacccaaatattCCATTTATTCGCACATttgtcatttaaattagagtctttactgttcaaagttttacttttgtgttattttacgatgagaatgtgaaaatttagaaaatcaagcatggtg from Ptychodera flava strain L36383 chromosome 12, AS_Pfla_20210202, whole genome shotgun sequence includes the following:
- the LOC139144705 gene encoding alpha-N-acetylneuraminide alpha-2,8-sialyltransferase-like isoform X2, translating into MWMERIGHVFVYLWLWLSGQTFLDDRINWLAVYETRIKQNRRGERIMMVCLRVVGGRKKTVVSVCLLLLLCGYAYIMFSSNVVSVKYPGLTHRIKLASRKQTAKTTASYGPAQNLPIIMNQGEPNLSRSSTDNSTRQVNNQTTFGKRDNNTASNDTQLVKDLLQILSSPWRQNDSNKDRIRKKLAKFVDVRNMFILTKKNVKVSQVIHGTLGDLPFKISRDLHQLLPERQLFVDRTYNTCSVVGSGGILLNSSCGHQIDSADAVIRLNVPTLGPFSKDVGNKTTFSTFNKSQLKKYRYLVTPKDRQRFLSDVKGYNDLAILLHSTKYLFPPSVRAAKAAKGHVYFMHPHPFSDVWKFWKSENHNERLSSGFYLATIALSNCNQLNLYGFWPLTWDQKDIKGATITTTPCK
- the LOC139144705 gene encoding alpha-2,8-sialyltransferase 8F-like isoform X3; the protein is MDHRVFRRSRRIKQNRRGERIMMVCLRVVGGRKKTVVSVCLLLLLCGYAYIMFSSNVVSVKYPGLTHRIKLASRKQTAKTTASYGPAQNLPIIMNQGEPNLSRSSTDNSTRQVNNQTTFGKRDNNTASNDTQLVKDLLQILSSPWRQNDSNKDRIRKKLAKFVDVRNMFILTKKNVKVSQVIHGTLGDLPFKISRDLHQLLPERQLFVDRTYNTCSVVGSGGILLNSSCGHQIDSADAVIRLNVPTLGPFSKDVGNKTTFSTFNKSQLKKYRYLVTPKDRQRFLSDVKGYNDLAILLHSTKYLFPPSVRAAKAAKGHVYFMHPHPFSDVWKFWKSENHNERLSSGFYLATIALSNCNQLNLYGFWPLTWDQKDIKGATITTTPCK